The DNA segment GACAGCGCCTTTATCCAATGGGACCGCGCGATCTTTTTCGGCCATGATGCGTGGGAAGTTTTACAGCCGATTATTGGCTATCCCGTCGTCACCGCTTTCTTGGCACTGCTGTATCAATTGTGGTTTTTGCTGCTGTATCCGGGGGTTATGTTCTTTGCCTTTGCGAAGATCGACAGCCAGATCCGTCGGCAATTTTTCCTAACCTATGTGCTTAGCTGGACCCTGATCGGCGGCGCGATGGCCACCGCGCTGGCCTCTGTCGGCCCTTGTTTCGTGGGCCCCATGTTGGGCAATTCCACATTCGATGCTCAGATGGCGTATTTGAACGCGGCGAACGAACAAATTCCAATCATGGTTCTGCCTGTCCAAGAAATGCTGCTTGAATGGTATGGTCAGGCCGAGAATGGCTTGGGCAGCGGCATCACCGCTATGCCCAGCATGCACTGCGCCATCGCCTTCCTTTACTGGATTGCGGTTCGTCGGGTTTCATCCAAATGGGGCGCGTTTTTCGGCGTGTTCTTCTTTGTCACGTGGGTGAGCAGCGTTCACCTCGCCTATCACTACGCGGTGGACGGTTTGGTTTCATTGCTCGCAGTGGCGGCGATTTGGACATTGTCTCATCGCATCATTGCAGCGTGGGACAAGTGGACCGAAAAGAACCCGGATCAGGCCATTTTGCGCACAAACACGGTGCCCGCAGAATAGCCTGCACCAAAACTGCAAATCAGACCGTTATCGCCCTGTGCCAAGTCATCTTTGTGTTTATGAAACGCGATGATTGATCCGGCGCTTGATGTGTTGCCATACGTGTCCAACACGGTCGGGCTTTCATCATCGTTCGCTTCGTGGCCCAGCACACGTTGAGCGATCAGGCGGTTCATCCCAGCATTCGCTTGGTGCAACCAAAGACGGCGCAAAGTGGCAGGATCCATTTGTAGCTTTTCGGCCTCATCAATGATCATTTGTGCGACCATGGGCACGACTTCTTTGAAAACCTTGCGCCCCTCTTGCACGAACAATTTGTCCGCGTTTTGGGAATTCTCTGGCGCGGCCCGGTTTAGGAAACCGAAATTGTTGCGAATGTTGTTGGAGAAAACGGTTTTGAGCTTGGTGCTTAAGATTTCCCAATGATCCGCCGGCGCCATGCTGGAATCTTCAACCAAAACCGCCGTGGCAACATCGCCAAAAATGAAATGGCTGTCCCGGTCGCGCCAATTGAGGTGGCCGGATGTGATTTCCGGGCTAACCACTAGGACACTCTTGGCATTACCCGCACGGACATAATCCGCCGCCGTTTGGATCCCGAATGTCGCAGAAGAACACGCAACATTCATATCAAAGCCAAAGCCTTCAATGCCCAAAGCTTGTTGGATTTCGATTGCCATCGCCGGATATGGCCGTTCCATATTGGACGCCGCGCACAAAACCGCATCCACATCTTTGGGGTCGCGCCCTGCCCGTTCCAGCGCTTGGCGCGCGGCCGTCACGCCGATCTCTGCCATCATCGAATGTTCGTCATTCCCACGCTCATCCCAACGCGGCGTCATAATATCCGGATCAAGAATAGGCGCCTTGCTCATCACGTGGCGCGCTTTGATCCCACTCGCCTTTTCGATGAAGCCAACCGATGAAGGGGCCAGAGCCTCAATCTCACCAGCGGCGATCTGATCTGCGTTCGCGGCGTTGAACCGTTCGACATAGGTGTTGAAGCTATCAACCAGCTCTTCGTTGGTGATCGATTCTTGCGGTGTGAACAGGCCGGTTGCGGATATGACCGGGCGGCCGGTTAGGGATAGTGAGTCTTGCATGGTTCGCACGAATAGGGGCCACCCATAAACCTCGCAAGCCCAAGGTTTCGAAACGCGGCGTCTTGTCGCCTCTGCAATGCCGCTCTAGCATCGGCTTATGGGAGAGAACATTTCGCACGGCCCCGGGCCGGTACGCCCCGAATTGGTCACGCCGGAATGGCTGACCGATCGGCTTTTCCTTGCCGAAATGATCGATGAAC comes from the Erythrobacter sp. Alg231-14 genome and includes:
- a CDS encoding phosphatase PAP2 family protein: MTTASVQKPTTAPSIGRDADAPAIVARWFGELPILVIGGVLMAVCLTLLAINGVNPGIGGIIANAQIFFMFVVVLACWDAARSLYRDRPDSPVAHLKARYSTDSFKRTVAAGLPMLGVAVVLLPYFSKMKSAIPLFNDYTWDSAFIQWDRAIFFGHDAWEVLQPIIGYPVVTAFLALLYQLWFLLLYPGVMFFAFAKIDSQIRRQFFLTYVLSWTLIGGAMATALASVGPCFVGPMLGNSTFDAQMAYLNAANEQIPIMVLPVQEMLLEWYGQAENGLGSGITAMPSMHCAIAFLYWIAVRRVSSKWGAFFGVFFFVTWVSSVHLAYHYAVDGLVSLLAVAAIWTLSHRIIAAWDKWTEKNPDQAILRTNTVPAE
- a CDS encoding beta-ketoacyl-ACP synthase III — translated: MQDSLSLTGRPVISATGLFTPQESITNEELVDSFNTYVERFNAANADQIAAGEIEALAPSSVGFIEKASGIKARHVMSKAPILDPDIMTPRWDERGNDEHSMMAEIGVTAARQALERAGRDPKDVDAVLCAASNMERPYPAMAIEIQQALGIEGFGFDMNVACSSATFGIQTAADYVRAGNAKSVLVVSPEITSGHLNWRDRDSHFIFGDVATAVLVEDSSMAPADHWEILSTKLKTVFSNNIRNNFGFLNRAAPENSQNADKLFVQEGRKVFKEVVPMVAQMIIDEAEKLQMDPATLRRLWLHQANAGMNRLIAQRVLGHEANDDESPTVLDTYGNTSSAGSIIAFHKHKDDLAQGDNGLICSFGAGYSAGTVFVRKMA